DNA from Bradyrhizobium japonicum USDA 6:
GGGTGAGGGGGACTCTCCGCGAGTCCAACTCTCACCGTGCTCGCGGAAGCAGCCCCTCACCCCAACCCTCTCCTCGTAAGAACGGGGCGAGGGAGCAGACCTCCGCCGCGGCTACCAGCTCACTTCGTATTGGCGATCGCGTGCAGCGCCGCGACGTAGCCGAACGGGCCGAGCCCGCAGATCACACCGGTCGCCACGAACGAGATCTTCGAATGCCGGTGATATTCGTCGCGGGCGTGAATGTTTGAGATGTGGACCTCCAGCACCGGGCCTTCGAAGGTCTTGATCGCGTCCATGATCGATACCGAGGTGAAGGAGAGGCCGGCCGGATTGATGATGATGGCATCGGCGTCCTGCCGCGCCGACTGGATCAGATCGACCAGCACGCCTTCATGGTTGGACTGGTGGAAGGCGAGCTTGAGCCCGAGCTTGGCGGCCGCTTCCTCGCAGCTCGCATTGACCTCCGCGAGCGTGGTCGTGCCGTAGATGTGCGGCTCGCGGATGCCGAGCATGTTGAGGTTGGGACCGTTGAGGATCATCACGCGCTTCATGGACAGGTCCTTCTGGAAGTTAGCCACCGAACCACTTGGCCGGGCCGGTGACGAGAACGGGAAACAGCGTCAGCAAGGCTAGCACGACGAGCTGCGCGATCATGAAGGGCCAGACGCCGCGGATCAGATCATCCATCGAGACGCGGGCAACGCCGCAGACGACGTTGAGCACGACGCCGACGGGCGGCGTGATCAGGCCGATCGCATTGTTGATGATGAAGAGCACGCCGAAATAGACCGGGTCGATGCCGGCCTGCTTGACGATCGGCATCAGGATCGGCGTCAGGATCAGGATCGTCGGCGTCATGTCCAGCGCGGTGCCGACGATGACGACGATGATCATCAGGACGAAGGTGAGGAGGGTCTTGTTGCCCGCGAACGGCTGCACGAGCGCCACGATCTGGTCGGAGATCTCGGCAACCGTGATCAGCCAGGACGATACCAGCGCCGCAGCGACGAGGAACATCACGACAGCCGTGGTCTGCGCGGTTGAGACCAGCAGTGCCGGCACTTGTGCCGGCCTGAGCTCGCGATAGACGCCCATCGCCACCACCAGCGAGTAGACGGCGACGACGACGGCCGCTTCCGTCGGCGTGAAGATGCCGAAGCGGAGGCCGAAAATGATGATCATCGGCAGCATCAGGGCCCAGAAGCCGTCGATCAACGCGCGCCAGATCTCAGTGAGGCTCTTGCGCGGCAGGCGCGCCGGGTTCTCCTTGCGCACCACCCACCACCAGGCAAAGCACAGGCCGGCGCCGAGCAGCAGGCCCGGCACGATGCCGGCCAGGAACAGCTTCGAGATCGAGACATTGGCGGCGACGCCGAAAATGACGAAACCGATCGACGGAGGAATGACGGGCGCGATGATCCCGCCGGCAGCGACGAGGCCAGCCGCGCTGGCGCGATTGTGACCGGCGGCGGCCATCATCGGCACCAGGAGCGCACCGAGCGCAGCCGCGTCCGCGACCGCCGAGCCCGACAGCGAGGCCAGGATGCATGACGTCAGGATCGCGACATAGCCGAGGCCGCCGCGGAAATGGCCGACCAGGGCGATGGCGAAGTTGAGGATGCGGCGCGCCAGGCCACCGGTGTTCATGACCTCGCCGGCGAGAATGAAGAACGGCACCGCCATCAGCGGAAAGGAATCGACGCCATTGATGACGTTCTGCGCGATGATCTGGGAGTCGAACATCGCGAGATAGGTCATCAGTGCGATGCCGCAGATGATCAGCGCAAACGCGATCGGCATGCCGATCGCCATGGCGCCGAGCAGCGAGAAGGTGAAGACGGCGACAGTCATGCCTGCTGCTTTCCCCTCGCGGTGCCAGGAGAATGCGGGAGCTCCTCGGACTCGCTGATGGCGATCAGATCGGCATCGGCGATCTGCCCGGTCACGAGCCGATAGAGCTCATGCACGATGATCACGCAGGAGGAGGCGCCGAACACGATCCCGGCAGCGTAGAACAGGCCGACCGAGAGCCCCGAGGCGGGCGCCACCGTATCCCAGTTCAGCACCGTCTGCTTCCAGGAGCCCTCCGTCAGCAGCACGGAGGCATAGAGCATCAGCGCGTGGCTGAGGCCGTAGCAAACCTTGCGACCGAACGGCGACAGCACCTTGACGAGGCTATCGACGCCAAGATGGGCATGCTCCTTCAGGCCGATGATCGCGCCCAGAAACACCATCCACACGAACAGCCAGCGCGACAGCTCTTCCGAGATCGGTATCCCGGAATTGAAGCCGTAGCGCAGCACGACGTTGCCGAACACGAGCACCACCATGGCGGCGAGCAGCACCGCGATCACCGCGCGGAGCAGCCAGAAATAGGCGTCGACCACCGTTTTCATCACGTCCGTCCTGCTGCGCGTCGGCTTACGGCTTCAAAGCGTGCACGCGGTCGAGCTCACTATTGAACAGCTTGACGATGGCGGGGTCGTAGTCGGCCGAGAATTTTTCCGCGATCGGCTTTGTCTTCTCTCGCATGCGGTCGAGCTCGGCGGGTGCGATCTCGTTGACCGCCATGCCCTTGGCCTTGAGCTCGTCGATCGCGGCCTTGGCTTGCTCGCGGCTGACCTTGCGCTGGTAGTCGCGCGCCTCGATCGCCGCGTCCTGCAAGATCTTCTGCTCGTCAGGCGAAAGCCCGTCCCAGAATTTCTTGCTGATCAGGATGATGTTGGTCGAATAGGTGTGGTTGGTGACGCTGAGATACTTTTGCACCTCGAAGAACTTGTTCGACAGGATCACGGAGAACGGGTTCTCCTGGCCGTCGACGGTGCCCGTCTCCAGCGCGCTATAGAGCTCCGAGAAACTCATCGGCACCGGGTTGGCATTGAAGGCCTTGAAGGTCTCGAGATAGACCGGGTTCGGGATCACACGGATCTTGATGCCGCCGAGGTCCTCGCCCCTGGTGATGGCACGCTTGCTATTGGTGACGTTGCGGAAGCCGAGATCCCAATAAGCGAGACCAACCAGCCCCTTCTCAGGCAGCTTTGCCAGCAGCGCCGCGCCGAGCGGACCATCGAGCAAGGCGTCGGCCTGCTGCGGCGTCGAGACGATGAAGGGGAAATCGATCAGGCCGTAATCCTTGACGATGCCGACCAGCGACGTCGTCGCCGGCGACTGCATCTCCTGAGTGCCGGCGCGCAGCGCCGATTGCTGCTGCATCTCGCTGCCCAGCTGGTTGGCCGGATATTCGCGCACCTTGATCTTGCCGCCACTCTTCGCCGCGACGATCTCGGCGAATTTCTGCACGCCTTTGCTGACGGGATGGTCGGTGTTGTTGAGGTGCCCCCAGCGGATGGTGCGCTCCTGAATGGCCTGCGCCGAGACCGGCCCCATCGCGCCCAAGGCGACCGCGCCGATCGCCGCCACCAAAGCCAGACCTTTGAACCGAACGGGCATCGCCCCTCCCCTGTTGATCTCGTTCTTAGGGACTGGAACGTCTTATATGATGAATTACAAATCAACCTATATTTTAATTTTGTATGATATTATAAGAAACACTTGATAAAGTTACGAAATTTGGCAAAACGCACGTCCAACGCGCTAGGATGAGGCATGGACACCCTTCCCGAGACGACCGCCGAGACGGTGGGCGACAGCGCCTATCGCCGCATCCGCACCGACCTGATCTTCGGCAAGCTGACGCCGGGGCAGAAGCTGAAGCTCGAGCGGATGAGCGGCGCCTATGGCACCAGCATCTCGACGCTGCGCGAGACGCTGAACCGGCTGTGCTCGGAAGGTTTTGTCGTCGCCGAAGGCCAGCGCGGCTTCGAGGTCGCGCCGATCTCGGCGACCGAATTCCAGGAGATCGCTGAGCTGCGCGAGCTGCTCGAGGGCCACATGATCGAGAAGTCGTTTGCGGCCGGCGATCTCGACTGGGAGGCGCATATCGTCTCGGCGCATCACAAGCTCGCGGCGATGGAGCGGATGCTGCTGTCAGGCGAGCGATCCGATGCGGAGAGCTGGAAACAGTGCGATTTCCAGTTTCACCGCGCGCTCGTCGCGGCCTGCGGCTCGAAGGTGCTGCTCGATGCGCATGCCGCGGTCTATGACCGCTATCTGCGCTACCAGATGATCGCCGTGGTGTTCCGCGGCGAGATGGCGGCAGCCGAGCATCGCGAGTTGAAAGAGCTGGCGCTGAAGCGCGACGCCAAGGGCGCGAACAAGGTGCTGCACACCCACATCCATGATTGTGTGGCGCATGCCTTGCGCAATTCGGATTGGTTAAAGCCGGCGGCCGCCGTGAAGGAGGCGCGTGCCGAGCCGCGCAAGAAGGCCAAGGCCGGGTAGACCAGCACCACCGCGGATGGTGCAAAGCAA
Protein-coding regions in this window:
- a CDS encoding TRAP transporter small permease — translated: MKTVVDAYFWLLRAVIAVLLAAMVVLVFGNVVLRYGFNSGIPISEELSRWLFVWMVFLGAIIGLKEHAHLGVDSLVKVLSPFGRKVCYGLSHALMLYASVLLTEGSWKQTVLNWDTVAPASGLSVGLFYAAGIVFGASSCVIIVHELYRLVTGQIADADLIAISESEELPHSPGTARGKQQA
- the aroQ gene encoding type II 3-dehydroquinate dehydratase, whose amino-acid sequence is MKRVMILNGPNLNMLGIREPHIYGTTTLAEVNASCEEAAAKLGLKLAFHQSNHEGVLVDLIQSARQDADAIIINPAGLSFTSVSIMDAIKTFEGPVLEVHISNIHARDEYHRHSKISFVATGVICGLGPFGYVAALHAIANTK
- a CDS encoding GntR family transcriptional regulator, yielding MDTLPETTAETVGDSAYRRIRTDLIFGKLTPGQKLKLERMSGAYGTSISTLRETLNRLCSEGFVVAEGQRGFEVAPISATEFQEIAELRELLEGHMIEKSFAAGDLDWEAHIVSAHHKLAAMERMLLSGERSDAESWKQCDFQFHRALVAACGSKVLLDAHAAVYDRYLRYQMIAVVFRGEMAAAEHRELKELALKRDAKGANKVLHTHIHDCVAHALRNSDWLKPAAAVKEARAEPRKKAKAG
- a CDS encoding TRAP transporter large permease; translated protein: MTVAVFTFSLLGAMAIGMPIAFALIICGIALMTYLAMFDSQIIAQNVINGVDSFPLMAVPFFILAGEVMNTGGLARRILNFAIALVGHFRGGLGYVAILTSCILASLSGSAVADAAALGALLVPMMAAAGHNRASAAGLVAAGGIIAPVIPPSIGFVIFGVAANVSISKLFLAGIVPGLLLGAGLCFAWWWVVRKENPARLPRKSLTEIWRALIDGFWALMLPMIIIFGLRFGIFTPTEAAVVVAVYSLVVAMGVYRELRPAQVPALLVSTAQTTAVVMFLVAAALVSSWLITVAEISDQIVALVQPFAGNKTLLTFVLMIIVVIVGTALDMTPTILILTPILMPIVKQAGIDPVYFGVLFIINNAIGLITPPVGVVLNVVCGVARVSMDDLIRGVWPFMIAQLVVLALLTLFPVLVTGPAKWFGG
- a CDS encoding TRAP transporter substrate-binding protein, encoding MPVRFKGLALVAAIGAVALGAMGPVSAQAIQERTIRWGHLNNTDHPVSKGVQKFAEIVAAKSGGKIKVREYPANQLGSEMQQQSALRAGTQEMQSPATTSLVGIVKDYGLIDFPFIVSTPQQADALLDGPLGAALLAKLPEKGLVGLAYWDLGFRNVTNSKRAITRGEDLGGIKIRVIPNPVYLETFKAFNANPVPMSFSELYSALETGTVDGQENPFSVILSNKFFEVQKYLSVTNHTYSTNIILISKKFWDGLSPDEQKILQDAAIEARDYQRKVSREQAKAAIDELKAKGMAVNEIAPAELDRMREKTKPIAEKFSADYDPAIVKLFNSELDRVHALKP